The following coding sequences lie in one Arachis hypogaea cultivar Tifrunner chromosome 4, arahy.Tifrunner.gnm2.J5K5, whole genome shotgun sequence genomic window:
- the LOC140184163 gene encoding uncharacterized protein — protein MVKDLKNKHRLQMLGLIETKRQIVTRFDVTRILGQGSPGWEYVGSDGASGGLLLIWDEEMFKLNNCYKGERWLCVEGVILKSSFNCAFVLVYGAHDRDEKIQVWEELSYIAGLCQVPCCFMGDFNEIVHIEERRGTTGLTRSAEDFKFWIQDMNLVDLPLTDRKFTWFRGCSCSRIDRVLVSLEWLEEYPEAHLRGGPRGLSDHCPLIVEGRKLRGEPRPFRSLDSWFTHEGFRRMVKEEWRGLGEL, from the coding sequence ATGGTAAAGGACCTAAAGAATAAACATAGGCTACAAATGTTAGGGTTGATTGAAACCAAAAGACAGATAGTGACGAGGTTTGATGTTACCAGAATTTTGGGACAAGGTAGTCCAGGTTGGGAATATGTAGGGTCCGATGGGGCGTCTGGTGGACTATTGCTGATTTGGGATGAGGAGATGTTCAAATTGAATAACTGTTATAAGGGAGAGAGGTGGTTATGTGTTGAGGGAGTAATATTAAAAAGTAGCTTCAACTGTGCGTTTGTCTTGGTCTATGGTGCACATGATAGAGATGAGAAGATTCAGGTATGGGAGGAGCTGAGCTATATAGCGGGGTTATGTCAGGTTCCGTGCTGTTTTATGGGAGACTTCAATGAAATAGTACATATAGAGGAACGAAGAGGCACTACTGGGCTAACAAGGTCTGCGGAAGACTTTAAGTTTTGGATACAGGACATGAACTTAGTGGATTTGCCACTCACTGATCGGAAGTTTACATGGTTTCGAGGGTGTTCCTGCAGTCGCATAGATAGAGTCTTGGTTAGCTTGGAGTGGTTAGAAGAGTACCCAGAGGCACACTTGAGAGGTGGACCAAGAGGTTTGTCAGATCATTGCCCACTAATAGTGGAGGGTAGGAAGCTGAGAGGAGAACCCAGGCCGTTCCGGAGCCTTGATTCATGGTTTACACATGAGGGATTTCGCAGGATGGTGAAGGAGGAATGGAGAGGATTGGGAGAGCTATAA